Below is a genomic region from Azoarcus sp. KH32C.
TACGACCAGTACATGAACGACGTCGACGGCCTCGACAAGAAGCCCGACACGATCAAGGGGCGACTCAACGACCGCCTGTTCGGCGGCCTCTTCGCTGAAGAACTCGGCGCGGTGATCCAGATCCGCCGCGACGACCGCGCGCGCATCACGACGCCGCTGCGCGACGCGGGGCTGACCTACCACTTTCTGGGCGAGCCGAACCACAAGGACGAGATCCGCCTGTGGCGCAACGCTAAGCTCGTCTTCAACGCCAAGCGTGCCGAGCTCCAGCAGACGTGGTCCGAGACGAGCTACCGCATCGCCCGCCTGCGCGACGACGCAGACTGCGCGCGCGAAGAATTCGAGGCGCTCGCCGACGTGTCGAACCCCGGGCTGAGCGTCGTGACGACCTTCAATCCGTCCGAAGATATCGTCGCCCCGATGATCGCCACCGGCGCCCGACCCAAGATCGCGATCCTGCGCGAGCAGGGCGTGAACTCGCAGGCCGAGATGGCCGCGGCCTTCGAACGCGCGGGCTTCATGCCCTTCGACGTGCACATGTCCGACCTGCAGGCGGGCCGCTACCATCTCGCCGACTTCCACGGCCTCGCGGCCTGCGGCGGCTTCTCCTACGGCGACGTGCTCGGCGCGGGCCAGGGCTGGGCGAAATCGATCCTCTTCAACCCGGCGCTGCGTGCCGAGTTCGAAGCCTTCTTCGGTCGCTCCGACACCTTCGCGCTGGGCGTGTGCAACGGCTGCCAAATGATGGCGAACCTCGCGTCCATCATCCCCGGCGCGCAGCACTGGCCGACCTTCCATCGCAACCGCAGCGAGCAATTCGAAGCGCGCTTCGTGATGGCCGAAGTGCTCGACACGCCGTCGATCCTCTTCGCCGGCATGGCGGGCAGCCGCATGCCGATCGTCGTCAGCCACGGCGAGGGCAGGGCGGTGTTCGCGAACGATGCGGGCCGGAGCCAAGCGATCACCGCGGTGCGCTACGTCGACAACCACGGCAAGCCCGCTCAGACCTATCCGTTCAACCCGAATGGTTCGCCCGACGGCCTCGCCGGCGTGACGACGGCCGACGGCCGCTTCACGATCATGATGCCGCACCCGGAACGCACCGCGCGCACCGTGCAGATGAGCTGGCATCCCGCCAACCTCGGCGAAGATTCGCCGTGGATGCGGATGTTCCGCAACGCGCGCCGCTGGCTCGGCTGAGCGCATCGAAATACCGGCCGCCGGGCGTGACATGCTTGGCGGCCGGGCGTTTTTCCCCTTGACTGCAGTCAAGGGATTCGAAGGGTAGTTCGTTAGAATCGGTGCCTGTCTTCACTCGCACCGATTTGCTTTACCTTCCGTCCATGCACTTCAAGCGCACGCCCCGTGTCGTCACCGCCTGGATCGCCTTGTGCGTGATCCTGTTCGGTCTCGTCGCGCCGGCGCTGACGCATACGCTGTCGTCTGCCGGGAATAGGCCGCAACGCCTGGTGGAAGTGTGTACGCGTGCCGGGATGAAGCACATCGCCGTCGACGATGTCGGCGAGCCGCGCGGCAAGTCGGCGCCGGTCAGTCACCATTCGCCGACGGATCACGCCAAGCATTGCGCGTTTTGCGCAACCCACGGCAGTACGCCAGCGCTTCCGACGGCGCGGCAGTCGCCCTTGGCGCTTCGGAGCATCGTTGCCCGAGCACCGACTCCGCCCTCGCGCGCACTTCGCCTGCATTTTCAGTGGGCGCATTCGCAGCCCCGCGCTCCACCCGTCCTTTCCTGATTCCTCCCTCGCTTGCGGCGTCCGCAGCTAAGCAGACGTCGCCACATCTCCCGAAGCCATCGGTTTGCTCCGCCGCTGTCGTGCGCGTTTGCGCGACCGTTGCGGGCGGACGCTGTTGGCTACCGACACTGGAATCAAGGAGTGGAAGTCATGAAGAATTTGAATGCGGCAGCTTTGCTGTCGCTCGCCGTCGCGTTTCCCGCGCTGGCAGACGTGAAGATCGAAGAACCCTGGGTGCGCGCCACGGTGCCGCAGCAGAAGGTGACCGGCGCTTTCATGCGTATCACCGCGTCACAGGATTCGCGCCTTGTCTCGATTCAGACGACCGTCTCGGACAAGGTCGAGATACACGAGATGGTGCAAGAAGCGGACGTGATGAAGATGCGTCCAGTCGCGTCGATCCCGCTGCCAGCGGGCAAAGCCATCGAGCTGAAGCCGGGCGGCTACCACGCGATGCTGTTCGATCTCAAGCGCGCGCTCCCTGAAGGCGACTCGGTGCCGCTGAAGGTGACGGTCGAGGGCAAGGACGGTCGCCGCGAGACCATCGAGATTGCCGCGCCCGTGCGGCCCCTGCACGCGATGGGGGGCGGGCATGTGCACTGATGCGATGCGCACGGTTGTTGCGGTCTCATGCGCCTGCGTCGCGGGCAGCGGCATCGCCGCGGACGCCGACACGATACTTGGTCAGGTCACCGTGACCGCGACGCGCGAGGAGACGCGGCTCGTC
It encodes:
- a CDS encoding copper chaperone PCu(A)C; translated protein: MKNLNAAALLSLAVAFPALADVKIEEPWVRATVPQQKVTGAFMRITASQDSRLVSIQTTVSDKVEIHEMVQEADVMKMRPVASIPLPAGKAIELKPGGYHAMLFDLKRALPEGDSVPLKVTVEGKDGRRETIEIAAPVRPLHAMGGGHVH
- a CDS encoding DUF2946 domain-containing protein, with product MHFKRTPRVVTAWIALCVILFGLVAPALTHTLSSAGNRPQRLVEVCTRAGMKHIAVDDVGEPRGKSAPVSHHSPTDHAKHCAFCATHGSTPALPTARQSPLALRSIVARAPTPPSRALRLHFQWAHSQPRAPPVLS